In Streptomyces roseifaciens, a single genomic region encodes these proteins:
- a CDS encoding TetR/AcrR family transcriptional regulator yields the protein MPEPERKPRKDAARNRAAVFAAADSLFADCRSPEEVTMADIAAAAGVGKGTLFRAFGDRTGLIRALYEARLEPIRNAVEEGPPPLGPATPPLQRVPALLDAVLCFKLDNRHLAQALEGTGTDSPYRTEHYERWHTLLRDLLQHIPGQGDSDFTAHALLAATRADLVTYLADEKEMPREELRDRLAKFTAGVLGSTP from the coding sequence ATGCCCGAACCCGAACGCAAACCCCGCAAGGACGCAGCGCGTAACCGGGCAGCCGTCTTCGCAGCCGCCGACTCCCTCTTCGCAGACTGCCGGAGCCCCGAAGAAGTGACCATGGCCGACATCGCGGCGGCGGCCGGCGTCGGCAAGGGAACGCTCTTCCGCGCCTTCGGCGACCGCACCGGGCTGATCCGCGCGCTGTACGAGGCACGACTCGAACCCATCAGGAACGCCGTCGAAGAGGGCCCGCCGCCCCTGGGCCCCGCCACCCCACCGCTGCAGCGTGTGCCGGCCCTGCTCGATGCCGTCCTGTGCTTCAAGCTCGACAACCGCCACCTCGCGCAGGCCCTGGAAGGAACCGGCACGGACAGCCCCTACCGGACGGAACACTACGAGCGCTGGCACACCCTCCTCCGCGACCTCCTGCAGCACATCCCGGGGCAGGGCGACAGCGACTTCACCGCCCACGCCCTGCTCGCCGCCACCCGGGCCGACCTCGTCACCTACCTGGCCGACGAGAAGGAAATGCCGCGCGAGGAACTACGGGACCGGCTGGCGAAGTTCACCGCCGGAGTCCTCGGCAGCACTCCGTGA
- a CDS encoding nuclear transport factor 2 family protein — MPATATPADLYRHSLSLLLDKDIRAWVGLWAEHGVMEFPFAPPGWPERLEGREAIAAYMRDYPDHIDLHGFPDLKIHETTDPATIVAEMRGVGRLVATGSPFDMTYIAVVTVRAGRFTSYRDYWNPLAVEELGTDFAQGGAR; from the coding sequence ATGCCCGCAACGGCCACGCCGGCGGACCTGTACCGCCACAGCCTGAGCCTGCTCCTGGACAAGGACATTCGCGCCTGGGTCGGCCTGTGGGCCGAGCACGGCGTCATGGAGTTCCCCTTCGCTCCGCCGGGTTGGCCCGAGCGGCTGGAGGGACGGGAAGCCATCGCTGCCTACATGCGTGACTACCCCGACCACATCGACCTGCACGGCTTCCCCGACCTGAAGATCCATGAGACCACCGATCCCGCGACCATCGTGGCCGAGATGCGCGGCGTGGGCCGCCTGGTCGCGACAGGAAGTCCCTTCGACATGACCTACATCGCCGTCGTGACCGTCCGGGCCGGGCGCTTCACCTCCTACCGCGACTACTGGAACCCCCTCGCCGTCGAGGAGCTCGGCACGGACTTCGCCCAGGGCGGGGCCCGGTGA
- a CDS encoding NAD(P)H-binding protein → MTTTATTLVTGATGTTGSRTTAQLIAAGHRVKAAGRRATPLPGAEPVRFDWYDPATFGAALDGADRVYLVPPVGDADPAVVMLPFLHQARAAGVHRAVLLSSSAIPAGGPAVGAVHQALPGLFGQWAVLRPSWFMQNFTGTHAHADSIREHGVIVTAAGTGRVGFVDADDIAAVAVHALTDDRAPNADLVLTGPEALSHDDIAAIVTQVTGRPVAHHHLTYDDMRDRLAALMPQEFATMLAGMDRAIAEGAEDRTTDTVQRLTGRPPHGFRAVAERELSGRTAPDHGPGH, encoded by the coding sequence GTGACCACCACCGCCACCACGCTGGTCACCGGCGCCACCGGTACCACCGGCAGCCGCACCACCGCGCAGCTGATCGCCGCCGGCCACCGCGTCAAGGCCGCCGGCCGTCGGGCCACCCCGCTCCCGGGCGCCGAACCGGTCCGCTTCGACTGGTACGACCCCGCCACCTTCGGAGCCGCACTCGACGGAGCCGATCGCGTCTACCTCGTCCCGCCCGTCGGCGACGCCGACCCGGCCGTGGTCATGCTGCCCTTCCTTCATCAGGCCCGCGCCGCGGGCGTGCACCGCGCCGTACTCCTCAGCTCCTCGGCCATCCCCGCAGGGGGCCCGGCGGTGGGGGCGGTGCACCAGGCCCTGCCCGGCCTGTTCGGCCAGTGGGCGGTGCTGCGGCCCTCCTGGTTCATGCAGAACTTCACCGGCACGCACGCCCACGCCGACAGCATCCGCGAGCACGGCGTCATCGTGACCGCGGCGGGGACCGGCCGGGTCGGCTTCGTCGACGCCGACGACATCGCCGCCGTCGCCGTGCACGCCCTGACCGACGACCGCGCCCCCAATGCCGACCTGGTCCTGACCGGACCGGAGGCGCTCAGCCACGACGACATCGCCGCGATCGTCACCCAGGTCACCGGCCGCCCCGTGGCCCACCACCACCTGACCTACGACGACATGCGCGACCGGCTCGCCGCACTGATGCCGCAGGAGTTCGCCACGATGCTGGCCGGCATGGACCGCGCCATCGCCGAGGGAGCCGAGGACCGTACCACCGACACCGTCCAGCGCCTCACCGGCCGTCCACCCCACGGGTTCCGGGCGGTCGCCGAACGGGAGCTGTCCGGGCGGACAGCACCGGATCACGGACCGGGTCACTGA
- a CDS encoding RidA family protein, whose amino-acid sequence MAITLVNPGGLPEIDAYRQVSIATGSKLVFIAGQVAWDADGVTVGEGDLAAQVEQCYLNIGTALAGVGGSFDDVAKLTVHVVDWTPDRMPLLMEGIARAAAKLGVAPVPPATLLGVAALDVPEHLVEVEATAVID is encoded by the coding sequence ATGGCCATCACCCTGGTGAACCCCGGCGGATTGCCGGAAATCGACGCCTACCGGCAGGTGTCGATCGCGACCGGGTCGAAACTGGTCTTCATCGCCGGGCAGGTCGCGTGGGACGCCGATGGGGTGACGGTCGGCGAAGGAGACCTCGCCGCTCAGGTCGAGCAGTGCTACCTCAACATCGGCACCGCCCTGGCCGGAGTAGGTGGTTCCTTCGACGACGTGGCGAAACTGACCGTCCACGTCGTCGACTGGACCCCTGACAGGATGCCCCTGCTGATGGAGGGAATCGCTCGGGCGGCCGCGAAGCTCGGGGTCGCCCCGGTCCCGCCGGCCACGCTGCTGGGCGTCGCGGCACTGGACGTACCCGAGCACCTGGTCGAGGTCGAGGCCACCGCCGTCATCGACTGA
- a CDS encoding winged helix-turn-helix transcriptional regulator: protein MVTKQFTGSPDEADLRRADSLAREIFSDVANKWALLIIEALGERTLRFGELRNEIEGISHKMLTQNLRMLERNGLVERTVHPVVPPRVEYTLTEPGRALRVTIDGLCDWTHRYLGHIEGSRQRFDT from the coding sequence ATGGTGACCAAGCAGTTCACGGGTTCGCCCGACGAGGCGGACCTGAGGCGCGCGGACTCTCTGGCGCGGGAGATCTTCTCGGACGTCGCCAACAAGTGGGCGCTCCTGATCATCGAGGCCCTGGGGGAACGAACCCTGCGTTTCGGTGAGCTGCGGAACGAGATCGAGGGCATCAGCCACAAGATGCTCACCCAGAACCTGCGCATGCTGGAGCGCAACGGCCTGGTCGAGCGGACGGTGCACCCTGTCGTACCGCCACGGGTGGAGTACACCCTCACCGAGCCGGGCCGGGCCCTGCGGGTGACGATCGACGGACTGTGCGACTGGACCCACCGGTACCTCGGTCACATCGAGGGCTCCCGCCAGCGCTTCGACACCTGA
- a CDS encoding alpha/beta hydrolase: MTAPGSAVRRASAVGLALAACLGAAPITTAAAAPTTSKSEAGLDRYYGQRLGWGSCATGPGDTMGRDLDKAGVQCADVTVPLDYADPRGRTITVAISRLKATDTRHRIGSILLNNGGPGGTALESPPEFRTWMKKAGPRYDIVGFDPRFVGRSTPLDCGWPVGTNLFSAGLGRAGFDRQVAFQKTLADKCRATNASVLPHVTTRNTARDMDVIRGALGEKKISYFGYSYGTYLGTVYSQMFPGRTDRVVLDGAIDPRKFGPRMLQESVGENEQALADWATWAAARNDVYGLGRTRAEVLATIDRVVKASSRSPLTVGTAPETFRLDDTQIPFILLAGVDSDTDTSRASLAEQVSVLNKAAAGQPTRLSPLFAATLRLATTGEQSHHGSVQTAIICGDSAAPRDPEVYWRDIERSRAIHPRFGALANNIGPCAFWDRPREKPTRVEHDTKALIVSATGDPRTAHKGAVALHGLLPSSKLITVEGANRHAVYGLYENACVDNKVNQYLATGKLPADDQTCSKQAALRPTG, translated from the coding sequence GTGACCGCCCCCGGTTCCGCCGTGCGCCGCGCCTCCGCCGTGGGCCTCGCCCTCGCCGCCTGCCTGGGCGCGGCCCCCATCACCACGGCCGCGGCGGCCCCCACCACTTCGAAATCCGAAGCCGGGCTCGACCGTTACTACGGCCAGCGCCTCGGCTGGGGCAGCTGCGCCACGGGCCCGGGCGACACCATGGGCCGCGATCTTGACAAGGCCGGCGTGCAATGCGCAGACGTCACCGTGCCGCTCGACTACGCCGACCCCCGGGGCCGTACGATCACCGTCGCGATATCCCGGCTCAAGGCCACCGACACCCGCCACCGCATCGGCTCGATCCTGCTCAACAACGGCGGCCCCGGCGGCACCGCCCTCGAGTCCCCGCCGGAATTCCGCACGTGGATGAAGAAGGCCGGCCCGCGGTACGACATCGTCGGCTTCGACCCGCGCTTCGTCGGCCGCAGCACCCCGCTGGACTGCGGCTGGCCCGTCGGCACCAACCTCTTCTCGGCCGGTCTCGGCCGGGCGGGCTTCGATCGCCAGGTCGCCTTCCAGAAGACTCTGGCCGACAAGTGCCGTGCCACCAACGCCTCCGTGCTGCCGCACGTCACCACCCGCAACACGGCCCGCGACATGGACGTCATCCGCGGCGCGCTCGGCGAGAAGAAGATCTCCTACTTCGGCTACTCGTACGGCACCTACCTGGGCACCGTCTACAGCCAGATGTTTCCCGGCCGCACCGACCGCGTGGTCCTGGACGGCGCCATCGACCCACGCAAGTTCGGCCCCCGGATGCTCCAGGAGTCCGTCGGCGAGAACGAGCAGGCTCTCGCCGACTGGGCCACCTGGGCCGCCGCCCGCAACGACGTCTACGGCCTCGGCCGCACCCGTGCCGAGGTCCTCGCCACCATCGACCGCGTCGTCAAGGCCTCCTCGCGCAGCCCGCTGACCGTCGGCACCGCCCCGGAGACCTTCCGGCTCGACGACACGCAGATCCCGTTCATTCTGCTCGCCGGCGTCGACAGCGACACCGACACGTCCCGGGCATCCCTCGCCGAGCAGGTGTCCGTGCTGAACAAGGCCGCGGCCGGGCAGCCGACCCGGCTGTCGCCGCTCTTCGCCGCGACCCTGCGGCTCGCGACGACCGGCGAACAGTCCCACCACGGCAGCGTGCAGACCGCGATCATCTGCGGGGACTCGGCAGCCCCGCGCGACCCCGAGGTCTACTGGCGGGACATCGAGCGCAGCCGCGCCATACACCCGCGCTTCGGCGCGCTGGCCAACAACATCGGCCCGTGCGCCTTCTGGGACCGGCCCCGCGAGAAGCCCACCCGGGTGGAGCACGACACCAAGGCGCTGATCGTGTCCGCCACCGGCGATCCGCGCACCGCACACAAGGGTGCCGTTGCCCTGCACGGTCTGCTGCCGAGCTCCAAGCTGATCACCGTCGAGGGCGCCAACCGGCACGCGGTCTACGGCCTCTACGAGAACGCCTGCGTCGACAACAAGGTCAACCAGTACCTCGCCACCGGCAAACTGCCTGCCGACGACCAGACCTGCTCCAAGCAGGCCGCGCTTCGGCCCACCGGGTGA
- a CDS encoding alginate lyase family protein translates to MLRPTALTVALLTTLTSPVPLAEAAGTAEPVVRPSAHARGFKHPGVLVSKGQLDRLRKRVKAGGEWRSSFAVMRHSRYGSLHYTARPVRVVECPPDDRPGYGCVEEREDAIAAYTHALLWYVTRDRAHARKAVQIMDAWSAVVREHTEGNAALQAAWAGSSWARAAEIMRHTHGGWPRNRVRRFAGMLRTAYLREVTVPVPDYNGNWDLVMTDAAMGISVFLDDRRGFNRAVRRFRARVPAYFYLKSDGPLPKRPPGSHIRTPDRTREYWFGQRRFVSGLGQETCRNFTHIGYSLAATAHIAETAWHQGLDLYGEVGKRMRAALTLHARYQLGAHAPRWLCGGHLDRAMGPDTEVALNHFRTRRGISMPQAQRAAQRLRKVGTDDLFVAWEALTHAKNR, encoded by the coding sequence TTGCTTCGCCCTACGGCTCTGACGGTCGCTCTGCTCACTACATTGACGTCGCCGGTCCCCCTGGCGGAAGCCGCCGGTACGGCGGAGCCGGTGGTACGGCCGTCCGCGCACGCGCGCGGATTCAAGCATCCGGGGGTGCTGGTGAGCAAGGGCCAGCTCGACCGCCTCCGCAAACGAGTCAAGGCCGGCGGTGAGTGGCGGTCGTCGTTCGCCGTCATGCGCCACAGCAGGTACGGGTCGCTCCACTACACCGCGAGGCCCGTCCGGGTCGTGGAGTGCCCGCCGGACGACCGGCCCGGATACGGGTGCGTCGAGGAACGGGAGGACGCGATCGCCGCGTACACGCACGCGCTCCTGTGGTACGTCACGCGGGACCGCGCGCACGCCCGCAAGGCCGTGCAGATCATGGATGCGTGGTCTGCCGTGGTCAGGGAGCACACCGAAGGCAATGCCGCGTTGCAGGCGGCATGGGCCGGCAGCTCCTGGGCGCGGGCTGCGGAGATCATGCGGCACACCCACGGCGGTTGGCCGCGCAACCGGGTGCGGCGGTTCGCCGGCATGCTGCGCACGGCCTACCTCCGCGAGGTGACGGTCCCCGTACCGGACTACAACGGGAACTGGGACCTGGTCATGACCGACGCCGCCATGGGGATCTCGGTGTTCCTCGACGACCGGCGCGGTTTCAACAGGGCCGTGCGCAGGTTCCGCGCCCGTGTCCCGGCCTACTTCTACCTCAAGTCCGACGGCCCCCTGCCCAAGCGCCCGCCGGGCAGCCACATCAGAACCCCCGACAGGACCAGGGAGTACTGGTTCGGGCAGCGGAGGTTCGTGAGCGGCCTCGGCCAGGAGACCTGCCGGAACTTCACCCACATCGGCTACTCCCTCGCGGCCACCGCCCACATCGCGGAGACCGCCTGGCATCAGGGCCTCGACCTCTACGGCGAGGTCGGCAAACGGATGCGGGCAGCGCTCACCCTCCACGCCCGGTACCAACTGGGCGCCCACGCGCCGCGCTGGCTGTGCGGCGGGCATCTGGACCGTGCCATGGGGCCGGACACCGAGGTGGCCCTCAACCACTTCCGCACCCGGCGGGGCATCTCGATGCCCCAGGCCCAGCGGGCTGCCCAGCGACTGCGGAAGGTGGGAACGGACGACCTCTTCGTCGCCTGGGAAGCCTTGACCCACGCGAAGAACCGCTGA
- a CDS encoding NADP-dependent oxidoreductase — MRAVSQLAFGGPEELRVAEVERPEPVATEVLVRVEAAGVNPVDAKFRAGVVPWGTLPFVPGWDVSGVVEAVAPGVTRFAPGDEVYGLVHFPWRGGGYAEYVTAPPRHLAHKPAALTHAEAAALPMAALTAWQGLVDTARVSSRQRVLILGAAGGTGHLAVQVAKALGAYVIGTARAEKHAFVRGFGADELVDYTTTDVGAAVRDVDMLFDLVAGDDAARAVETLRPGGILVSATRAAAVPDLTERGVRFASLGVEPDYASLEKLNALIAQGRLRVHVERVLPLTEAAEAHRLIESGRVKGKIVLVP, encoded by the coding sequence ATGCGCGCTGTCAGTCAGCTTGCCTTCGGCGGTCCGGAGGAGCTGCGCGTGGCGGAGGTGGAGCGTCCGGAGCCGGTGGCCACCGAGGTGCTGGTGCGGGTCGAGGCGGCAGGTGTGAACCCGGTGGACGCGAAGTTCCGGGCAGGTGTGGTCCCTTGGGGGACGCTGCCGTTCGTCCCCGGCTGGGACGTGTCGGGGGTGGTCGAGGCGGTCGCCCCGGGCGTCACCCGCTTCGCTCCGGGCGACGAGGTGTACGGGCTGGTGCACTTCCCGTGGCGCGGCGGCGGCTACGCCGAGTACGTCACCGCCCCGCCCCGCCATCTGGCCCACAAGCCCGCCGCCCTCACCCACGCCGAAGCCGCGGCGCTGCCGATGGCGGCGCTCACCGCCTGGCAGGGATTGGTGGACACGGCGCGGGTGTCGAGCAGGCAGCGGGTGCTGATCCTCGGGGCGGCCGGCGGGACGGGCCACCTGGCCGTACAGGTCGCCAAGGCGCTCGGGGCGTACGTCATCGGCACCGCGCGGGCGGAGAAGCACGCATTCGTGCGCGGCTTCGGTGCGGATGAGCTCGTCGACTACACCACGACCGATGTCGGTGCGGCCGTACGGGACGTCGACATGCTCTTCGACCTGGTCGCAGGTGACGACGCGGCGCGGGCGGTGGAGACACTGCGGCCCGGCGGGATCCTGGTGAGCGCCACCCGGGCGGCGGCCGTGCCGGACCTGACCGAGCGGGGGGTGCGCTTCGCGAGCCTCGGCGTCGAGCCCGACTACGCCTCGTTGGAGAAGCTCAACGCGCTCATCGCGCAGGGGCGGCTGCGGGTGCACGTCGAACGCGTCCTGCCGCTGACGGAGGCGGCCGAGGCCCACCGCCTGATCGAGAGCGGGCGGGTGAAGGGAAAGATCGTCCTCGTTCCCTAG
- a CDS encoding winged helix-turn-helix transcriptional regulator, whose protein sequence is MDTCNDLRQYGGAHAYFQTCPSRPVLSLLTSKWALLTVGALQQGPLRFNALRRRLDGVTQKMLTQALRTLERDGLVTRTVYPTIPPKVVYELTELGHSLTGLLTAIQDWSEEHQDEVLAARRTYDRRAAAEVEAVRPAGD, encoded by the coding sequence ATGGATACCTGCAATGACCTGCGGCAATACGGTGGCGCCCATGCCTACTTCCAGACCTGCCCGTCCCGCCCGGTGCTCTCGCTGCTCACCAGCAAATGGGCCCTGCTCACGGTCGGCGCCCTCCAGCAGGGGCCGTTGCGCTTCAACGCACTGCGCCGCCGCCTGGACGGCGTCACGCAAAAGATGCTCACCCAGGCACTGCGCACCCTGGAGCGCGACGGCCTGGTCACCCGCACCGTCTACCCCACGATCCCGCCGAAGGTCGTCTACGAACTCACCGAGCTCGGTCACAGCCTCACCGGCCTGCTGACGGCGATTCAGGACTGGTCCGAGGAACATCAGGACGAGGTGCTCGCCGCCCGCCGGACCTATGACCGGCGGGCGGCAGCCGAGGTGGAGGCGGTGCGACCGGCCGGCGATTAA